A window of Rhododendron vialii isolate Sample 1 chromosome 11a, ASM3025357v1 genomic DNA:
AACCCTGCGTGGCTACACGCACTCAACACAGCGATGTACGTTACATCTGTTGGTTTCACTCCCAACCGCTCCATCCTCCAAAAATGATCAAGTGCATCCTTTGCTTGACCGTGCATGGCAAGCCCGCTAATAGTTGCATTCCAAGTGATTACATTCCTCTGTGGTAGCCTATCGAAAACATGAAGTGCCTTCTCAATGTTTCCACACTTCGAATACATATCAATCAAAGCAGAACCTAGCACCCCATCAATTCCAATCTTGTTTTTCTCCGCATACAAATGAACCCACTTGCCTAATTCAAGTGTCCCAAGTCGTGATATCGCCGGAAGAACACTAACCAGCGTGACATAGTTCGGATGCTCTTCTGCCATCTGCATATAGCGGAACAGCTCTATCGCCTCCTTACACAACCCATTCTGCGCGTACCCAGAAATCATCGAATTCCACGATACCACACTTCTTTCAGGCATTGAGTCGAACAGTTGCCTCGCGGCTTGAAAGTCCCCAATCCCGACATACCCATCAATCATCACATTCTGCATCACCACATTATTACCCAATTCCCATCTCTTGCCATTAAACAACACGCGGGCACACTCCAACTCTTGACACACAACATACATCCTCACAAGATTACAAACAACAAACCCATCACATTCCAAACCATACTTCACAACCAACCCATGAACCTGcttgcttatccaaaaaaaaacccatgaacCTGCTTCCCTTCTTTTACCCGCCCAGCTCGGGCGCACGCCTTGAGCACGGACGGAAACGTGAACCGATTGGGCTCGACGGATTCAGAAATACCCATCTGGGTGAACAAAACCATGGCCTCGATTGGGTCACTTTCGTCATTTTCGGAGAGTGCTCTGATGAGGGTGTTGTAAGAGAAGCAATTGGGTTGGTCCGTGTGGCAGAAGAGGCGGCGGGCGTAGGCGAGGTCGCGGTGGGGAGGGGGGGAGAGGGCGGCGAAGCGGAGGAGCTCGGCGGAGGCTAGTGGGTCGTGGATAAGACCAGTTTTGATCATTTTGGCGTGGACTTGCTTCAGGTGTTGTATGGTTTTGCATTGTTTGAGGTCTGGGAAGAGAGTTGAAGGGTGTGGTGGGGGAGGAGGCGTGGTGGGTTTGGGTGTGGTGGGATTCATGGGGGTGGCAATGGCatttcacagagagagagagagagagagagagatgggcgcCATGGATAAGATTTTTTGGTTTGAATGTTTGACAATCAAAAGATCAGATTTTTTGGACCAATGTGTGGTTGCTGTAATTTTTTTGGCAAGTAaatccatttcttttttttttttccaacggTGACGGTCAGGTATCTAGCCCAACTTTACGTGCACTTTGACTGTTcgtctctccggaccgagtaaAGGTCTGGCTATCTACGCTGAGACTAAGAGATTTACAAAAGGTTTCTCTGCACTTCGTTTCGCACATGCTTACCATTCGTTCGTATGTTATTACAAGTTTTGAAGAACCTGAATTTCGAATTGTATTAAAACTCCACCATTGATTTGTTTTAATGGTTGGCCTACGCCTCCGTCCATCCCTGCGATTTTAAGTCGTACAATACTTTAATTTCATTTGtgaaatattattctaaaagatAAAATCAAATACGTAACAATTATTTTTTCGTTTATAGGACCAGAAGACACCAACTGGATTAGAGCTTATTGGCCAATATTCTTATAATTGGCTTATACATTATTCACATAGTTGGTCGGTAGACTCAGGCCCGAGGGcgtatcaaaataaaaaaaaactcaggcCCGAGGAGGGATGACCCAAACAAGACCTGGAGGCCCGAGGCCGAGTCTGGTTTGTGTGTCATAAGTGACCCAAACCACCAATACGTGATACTATGTTGGACCATAAGCCCTGACATTCGTCAAGAGCTCTACAGCCCAGGTTAACTTTAGAATGTTCAATTTGTTTGTTAAGCTTTTATTGCTGTCTCTAAAGATGAATGTTGGACTATCTTGCAGCATTGTTCAAAGGCCCCAATATCAACAATTCTCCCAAAACTAGCAGAGCTTCTCACTGGTCGCCTCCCCCACCTAACGTGGTTAAATTTAATTCTGATGGAGCTTTTAAATCCTCCCGCAGCTTGGCTGCATTTGGCGTTATCGCCAGAGATTGTGGTGGATCCGCTCTTATTTGGCGTATGGGTAGAGTTATAGCCCAATCAGCAATTGTTATTGAAGCTTGGGCCCTTCGCAAAGCTTGTAGTACAGCAGTGGAGATGGAATACAAAGAAGTTATCTTTGAATCAGACTGTCTAACACTTATGAACTGCTTTAAGGTTGACAATTCTCCGTGTCCATGGGAAATCAAGGCTTTTGTGGATGATATCAGAGCTTGGGCCAAGACTAGGAAATGGTCTTTCATTTGGTGTAATAGGGAGATTAATAGAGTTGCTCACGGTTTGGCAGATTTTTGTGCTGATAGAAATTTTGTATTTCAAGCAGGATGTTTACCACCGGTTGTAGAAGTTTTGGTTTCCAAAGATGTAAATCGTTCATGAGCTTCTATAAAATCGtgatcctttcaaaaaaaaaagaaaaataaagatgaaTGTTAACCATAGCATTGTAAATTAGGCTAATGTTGCGAAAATGGTAGTCTGATTAAAACTGTTGTAGTTTATATCTCTATTGCTGTCTCTAAAGATGAATCCTTCTTGACCTCGGCACACCATTCCAATTTAGTGGTTCAAACAATGGATCCTTCGAGATTATTAATTCTCCTCACCCCTGCTGGAATTCTTGTTTGTTTAGTGAAATCttatagtaatttttatttgacCTTTGGGAAAGTAAGTATTGTCTTTTCGTACCTCTATTGATTATGTTTTCACGTAAAACTTTGCATGTGTGATGGACTTGGGCTGGCGACCAGAATCACGACTCCATCTCCAGTGCAACGTCGGGTGCATTCTCAGAATGAATAATACAAATAAATAGAGGTTTTGGTTAGAGGATGACATCGAATGTGGATGGTTTTAGATCATATCACTCGAATAGCAAGGGTCAAGGACCATCGTTattcgcggatcaaaaaaaaaaaaaggaccatcATTATTCTTTTGTGATTTTAACAAATGCTTCAATGTCATATTGCAGAAATATTGTTTCTGACATCTGGAAAAGAGCAAACCAACTTTTTGAAAGTGGATGTGTTGCCAAACCTATTGTAATATACATGAAATCTCAATGAGCTGCACTGATCAAACTGGTCAATCTCAGCACTATCTACCAAATAAAATGGTGCGAAACGCGATGATTCTACATGACAAGATTGTTAAATACGGTCTGTCACAGATGTGTTTTTGACTCGCGTTCTGCAATGGGAACTAGGTTCGAATCCATCCACTAGCAGAATAATGCGATTTACAGTAGTCAAATGCCGGCCAAATTAGACCTAGAGAAGTTCCACATGCAAGGAATACTTTTACAGAGGTGGTTTTAATTTGGTTGGTACAGTTCATGTTCTATCATATGCATGATTGAGTTTGTTCTATCCTGGTACCTAGCATTGGCTGAAGAGGAAGAGCGATCTACAAGGGTACCCGTACAAAGATGAGGTTATTCTGTGATGTAGATTTTGTGCTGAGATGTACTCTGTCACCTATAGATTCTGAAATGTCGATGTTTCAAAATTATGTGTGTGAATTATGGAAGAAGTAGAGTCACATCTTGTGAATAGTAAAATCCAATTATGTGTGTAGTAGTGATGCAGGCATGTGATATATGTATAGTAAAGTTCAGTTATGTGTTGTACGTAGATCACAAATAGCCTTCCACGATTACTCCAATGGATGTCTTCGCACTCTGGCATCCGAGTTCTACCGTTTTGTCTCTGCACTTTGTTTTGCGCATGCTTATCATTCGTTTGTATGTTCATTTTTACAAGTTTTGAAGAACCCGAATTTCGAATTATATTGAGCTCCACCATTGATTTGTTTTAATGGTTGGCCTATGCTCTGTCTATCCCTGCGATTTAAAGTACAATTAATACTTTAATTTCATTGGTGAAATATTATTCTAGTAAAAGATAGAATCAAATACGCAAGTCATGTAAGCAGTTATATTCCCATCTAAAATGAAGTTTGCACAATTACAAGTTTAAGTTTAATGTTTGATGTATTCTTAAAGTAAGATTTAAAATTCAGATtgcaaatatcaatttttcaCCTACAACAAACCAAACGAGTACTTTCTCAATATTGcttcttaaaattttttttgtttggatcagtcaatattcttcttcttttttttttgccaatattacATATATTAACGGAAGTTAGCAAGATGTTAATAAGTTAGTCCACAAAGAGGAATAACCAAACAAGACCTGGAGGCCCAAGACCGTGTCTAGTTTGTGTCACAAGTGACCCAAACCTGAGATACTCCTATGTTGGACCATAAGTCCTGATATTCATCAAGAGCCCTACTCCCTAGGTTAACTTTAAAATGTTCAACCtgttccaaaaaaacaaaaaaactttagAATGTTGAATTCATTTGTTAAGCTTTTAGCGAACTTgaaatcgagctcgagccgaactgGCTtagatttgagtggagcttgagcCTGTTCACAAGTTGTAATATAAATTTCTACATAAAATACACCTATAAAGCCGAATGCTATAGGGGTTAGGTTCAAGTATTAAAAAAGTCTAAAATTGAGGCTCAGGTTCGGTTCATCTAATAGACGAATCAAACTCGAACAAAGCTTCACTGAGTCAATTCTCGAATAGTTTGCAAACTGCTCAGTTCATTTGCAACTCCCCCACCCCACCACTTAGTTATGGCAACGCAGAGTCTGGTGAAAAGAGAGGACAAAAAACAAATAGCCTAAAGACATAATTGCACTCCATTGCATCTTTATAAAATTAAATGGCAGCAacgtatatatacacacaatctCGTCTGTCTCTAACCAATAGGAAGTAGGAACATATACTTGTGGACTTTACTTTTCGCTACCAGAAATACATATGGTTTGAACCCCGCCAGTGACGAATCATGCATTAGCCACTCACATGGAAAAATTGACAAGATAAACTATGCATTAATTAAAATCGTCTCATTACAGACACAATCATATTCCTTGCACCTACTTATTACAATCGTACTTTAGTTAACCAATTGATTGTAAATTTATCCATATAGTAAGACTTCAACTTAGAATGTAAGTACTAAAGTGGCATAAAACCACCATCCCAAAATTGTTGGGTGCAAACCATTCACAGCTTTCCTGAACTTTTTTCAAATAGTGCTACATAAGTGGAACCTCCACTTATTATTAGGCACACACAAGCAAGCAAGCTGCATCCCCCATCATCATCAAATATCGTTTTCATCTTTAAATTTTGGTTCAATTCCttggtacttttaaaatcaaaacaagtgGTGGTTGACtcattttttgggctttttgtgTTGACCTTTGATGTGGATATATATGGAATTTAAGCTTGTATATATCATTAGCTTTACTCAAAAGCTACCCAATCGATTATTCTTGGTTAGTTTCTCTTTGCCAATTATGAAATATGTGAATCATCAACTATATACAAAAGCAAGTACAAAGTTTGGACCACCGGGTGGTAGGATATATGAGGCAGCCGGGTTAAAACGCTTCCTCTCCCAGTGGTCCTGGGTTCGAGTTGACTTAGGACCAGATGGATGTGATGGGTTACTGGGGGCCTAATGCCCACTTGCTTTTCGGTGAAGTTCTGGTGACGAGTTAATTCTGCAATGTGATAATAGACAAATATTTTATTCTCGACCGGGTTAGCTATGGCTCGAATCCGGTCATTTCAGGGCGACCGGATTCCTCTATGGCACTACCAAGGGAGGTCAACTGTGCTAGCTGGTCGCGCCAACCCACCCTTTCAACTGAGAgggaaaaaaagtgaaaaggttTGGCTTTAGGAATTGCGAAACCCTAACACAAAATGTACGGAATGCAATGCAAAAAATGATCAAGAAATCAAAAGCGCCATTACGCAAGAACGTAATTCACCCAACTTAGGCATGCACATTCACAAGAGATGCAATTTCTTTGAACTTCGTCGCGCGGAGTCATCTTTCGTAGCAATATATAGCTGATAACAAGAATATGTGAAATATCATTAACACGTGGAGTAATCTTTCGCAGCAATACATAGCTCAGATTACAAGAATATGTGAAGTACCATTAATTCTATTTTACAAAGCTTGATATAAAGGTGTATAAGTACTACTACTATCTAGCTTTCAGATCACTCCACAACACGAGCTAGAATGGGTGATCGATGTCCATATTGGGAATGCAGTCAACAGCGGACAGTCCGGGTGAGCGCGTGTTGGGCCTATACATATAGTACCTTTGTAGTGAATTGTTGCGACTTTCGAGATGTCGTCAAATCCTATACATATAGTACCATTGTAGTGAATTGATGCGACTTTCGAGACGTCGTCAAATCTCGTgtatttgggttttttcttggTCTATTCGTTTTCTCATTTTGTGGTGGCTGGAATTTCTGTGAATCATAGTTACAAAGATCCGAAGGATTTGAGAATTAAACGCATCGTTTAATTCCTAACAGGCAACACTCTAATCCCCTTTCCCccttaataaaatattatttttgccgataaaaaaacaCCTTAATCCCCTTCTTGGtgtccattttttttgaatcagaCTTTTCTACAGTCAATTGCAGAAAAGGCCCCTGCCATCAAAGCCTCTGCTATTCAAATATAACGTTTCTGGACGGTTGGGGGTACTCACGCAAACGACACTCTTCAGTCCAAAACTGGACTGCAATCAAGATATTTCCTTGTCATTACATATGATCATGATATAGGAGAGATAAAGGCTTTATGAGCAAGTTGAGTTTGGCCAAGGAATTGAAGGGGGACCATTATTGTGTTGTGGCAATGATCATAACGGGCTTGCACAATCTGATTTGGCAGTTTTCAAGCAAAGTCCAAACCCTAGAAAAGTTGAGTTGCCTTCGTTCACAAACTAAACTTGCTGCTCAAAGCAGCTGGTGCGCTAGCCTTACACATGCAATACCTCACTTTCTCTCCCTTTCATGCATgtatactttttaaataattaatgcTTTATCAATTTTCCATTATATTTAAATCTTTTCATGGGTGAGATGATTAGTGTGTGCTCGGTGGTGACGAGCTAATTAAGCAATGAATTAATACTAATATTCTATCTAAACACAAAAAGGAAATGGTTTCTACATCAtggattaattaattaatgggtGTTAATTCTTTGATGATGTAAGCAAATGGCAACAAGTTTGTATGACATGTAAATGTTTTGGTAAAAATCAGGTCACACACAGAAATGGTTGCAGGCACCTACGATAAAAGATAACGATCTTATGTTTTTAATCATGGTCCCCTAAATCCTGGTCTTTCCGAGTGAGATTGTAAGTTCCCTGTTTTAAATCACGGTTGTAAATGACAAAGGATGTAAATTAAAAGACGAACAACATTGCCCGTGTGGGCTTAAGATCGATCTGTGgaaccaaaaaaatgttttgtgTTATTTGTTGACCAATATACATTGTTGGATTCATTCATTTCTTAACGGCTTAAGCTTTTAGACAATTGcaaacttaacatggtatcaaatgatccaaaaaaagaaaaagaaaaagaaaagaacttaacatggtatcagagttcaAGTTAAAATGAATGAGGACAGGCGGGAGCAGAGGCCCCCAAGCTTACAAAATTTACGAATTTTGGTGTACAATTATAAAAGTAGCCTAAGCCCCCTAAAACTTCTTAAAATACTATTGTCATTACCTCTCTAAATTGGGAACAATATCTACCTTATCTTACCTTAACTATTCAAATTGTTAATAAATATTCTAATATAACCCCTCCATACAAATCCTGCATTTATCTTATCTTAACTGTTTGGTGTGAGTTTTGACAGTAATGAGTAAAAAGAGATAGATAAATTAAAGATCGTGCAAAGGAATTTTGagatccaaaacgaacaagcctcGGAATTGGTAATAAAAATAATCTTCATGAAAtgttggttttgattattgagAGATGTtggcaattgtagggaggtattcccgaacaggtgcaaaatgagcccgagcacggtcaacaaagggtcaacgcactgtggaccagtgatatgagaagtcaatggtccagagaggttgtacgattctcggtgcaataacatgagacgttattaggaccgaatacaaggaaaatgacatgagatgccactgttcatagaaacttgttcggcaagagagagccaaacaggaggagagttccttacaaaggatatggttcaaattgtttccttaggaccagtaacacgtgaggtaattggtccaggccatctgttcggccatgagatggccgaacagagagagaagtactatttgagggaacattctggaaggttctagagtagtcatgtcccataaagggataaagatcccaagaatataggatctgagaaagatacccaacgaatatgggatgttcggctcttaaaggaaaagaatcctaaaaggactcttttccataaactgataaaggaaacgagaccccttgatatcctgggtttcctatacgagttaggaatcctatggtaacatggatgcttggacagcaagcatccataaatctataaatatgaggtaaacctagaggtgagaggtacgcaatacactgcattctatttgctttcctattgataattagggtttgattgctagtacgtgatactaacaaaaacatcggagggcctttgccacgagaggcaaaggtgcactcactccttgtctgttttgcaggacaggggtttcgttgacaaattagggttacgttcaagaggcacgtgaaaccgttgcattccagtgctgtttaaAGCGCTACTTGAATCTATCCACCTACAGTTGGCATGCCACCAAGTGAATGCCCCGACATATGGGACCTATTTCACTTTTCTTGGTTGGAAGTACTATATATTGGAAGCCCAAATTCATATATATGAATATTCAAAAATCATCCCCCACATGTGTGGAttgtaatgtatttttttttttccatctatGTATCTATATTGCATCACACATGACCCAATGCTTCACTAAGCATGCAcccattaaaaaataaataaataatttcggTTCCTTAGCTTTGTGACTCAAGAAAAGTAGACAACTGTCAAATACACAGCACCCCTCAATGTGTTGAGAAAAGAAAGGTAAAAAGGGTACCACTTTTGTACATAGTAGCATTGGATTTTAAGAACACtaagggggtgttcggacaaataagtcaaagtggcttattttttgtctttattcaaatttttttcgtatcacttggcttatcctcatttttttgaggattattgtatcttcatgacgagaggaatctaaaaagtataaaattttgattgaaatctaatattttttgaataaagacgaaaaaagtgacttattggcttatttttgtttttatgtaggtttatttgacttatttttgacGGAAAAGCCAATGACTTTTTTAGCCGAACAAGCCCTAACTATGGGTACAGATGGCGGATGCACCATATCAGTATGTGGGGCTCCACAGTCCACACATCCTTGATCCTTCTCTTGTCAAACTTCCTCTCTCATCAATCCCTCCACGTGATGAGGATCTCTCCCCAATATATAGCAGACAGAAACTCTCTCAAGACAAAACAGAAATGATATGAGTACAGCAACACTGTactcatccaactttgcttcagaaatttttttgaagcaaGATGTTTGTACAGCTGTTGCTGTACCTCTAGAACTTCTGCAGACAAAATTGTGTTATTgttacaaattttaaaatgaaagGTTGAGATTAATTCACGCACACTTATACTTGTCTCGATATTTAACATAAAACACTGCTGAGATTTACTTGGATGTGTGTTGCCACGCTGCCGTAACGAATTGAGTTAGAATTGTGTTCCTACTATATTATAATACTAAGGTAAGTGGCGataatcaaattattttttattgtatttttgttGATATATATGAGAAGAATGATCTGTCTACAAATTAATtccaataaaatatttaatctattttatttagCAGAAATGCCTCCTTAGTTTCCACTCATTTTGATGTTCTTCTATTAATGCATGTTGAAGTAGATGAGCCCCACACATCTCCGAGAAACTCAGCTTTCTATTTTGTATTATTCTTAAGTAATTTTTTAGGACAGATTACTAGATGAAATATGTAAAATCAACAATATGAGTGGCCAATAGCACCCCAAAGTGCACACAAATTCCAAACATAACTACAAAAGGATCCAAAAACTTCCACTTCTAATAATAGAACTAAGCATTAAAAggaatggttgagattcacgtACACGTATATATACTTAATTGTGTCGAAATTTAAAATGAAAGGCACATGAGATTCACTTGGATGTGAATTACCGGGCTTCCGTAATGAATTGAGTTAAAATGTGTTTCCGATATATTATATAGGTCTACAAGCTAATGGCAATAATCAAGTTGTTTCCGCTGATATAATTTTAGCTGatgtatgtgaggagaatgGTCTGTCtgaaaatttctttaaaaaaaatgtgttttagtcCATGTAATTTAACGAAAACCCCAACTTATATACCTGCCACTCATTTTGATGTTCTTCTGTCGCGTGTTGAAGTCGATGAACCCCACACAGATCCAAAAACTCACTTCTAATAGGAACTAAGCATTAGTTTGCTCCAACTTTGATCAGAGGTTAATAAAATTTCGTTTGTCGAGCAAAAAAATCTTTGATTCACCCAAATCTCTTTGTGGTTGGGCTTGCATTGGAATGCCTTAAATTTCCAAAAGATTGTGACTTATGAGCATGGAATATCATGCAAGATTGCAGGTCATTCAAGATTAATTTCCAAGCCATAAAACTCTCCTTTGTAGGCGTATATATATCATAAAAAGTTTGGTTACAACATTTTGCTAGTAACCCCAATAGTACAATGCTAATTAACATATGAAATTGGATCTAATTTGGAAAGCTAACTTCGTCGAGATCGTCCAACGACAAGAAAACTTCATCCAAGCACGAAAGCTCCTGTCCATTGTCATCGTCCTCTTCGCTATCGCTCTCATACACTCGACAGAGTACCCACTTGCTATAATCCTGAAAGATGTACAAGAAAAGTATCATATGATAAAGTACGGTCAATAGCGTGTCACATGTATTCTTGACCGGTATTTATTCATGGGACTTACCACTTTGGGATTTCCTCGCCTTCTCGATGGTCTACTAGTGCTGCTACTCGAACCCGAATCAGAAAGCCTATACTCTTGCATTATCCAATTCGTTTTGACTCCGGTTGATTCTTCACCAATATAGAACACATAATATTGTTTCGTACCAACTTCCTTGCTACCACTAGTAAAGATTGGCTCCTCAACACCTAATGGCTTCCAATACCCGTTTCCTGTAACGCGGTTCTGCGTCTTCCGGCTAAAGAAGTACCATCTGCTCCCCTCTGCCGTAGCTTTgcctgcaaaaaaaaagaaaaaaaagaaaccctcAACCATGAACATGtaagcattttttaaaaaaaatgcaacgcTTCATTTTGGAATAAGACAAAATTGCGGGCTACCAGTACTGTGCTCGTTTTAAATGTAGCCCACATCGAGGGACGGAGCGAAGTAATGGACATtgcatttaaaataaaataaaatgcaacGCTTCATTTTGGAATAAGACAAAATTGCGTGCTACCATAGAAGGGACGGAGCCAGGTTTTTGATCCTACAAGATAATGCTAACTTTACTTTGACATGTACATATCTTGTATGACTATCTCCCTCTGTTTTTTCCCCTCTCGTTTTACAAACTTTCAATTTggacaatttaaaaaaaaaaaaaaaactcaaaagtttATCAACAACAAACTTCTATCATGTTGATTCAAATACCATATATATTCCAAATACTCCGTACTActttcttgtgaatttttttttattttaattgtgcGCATAAATACGTACCGTCTAACTCCCAAGGATCACAAGGGCAGAGGTCGAGATCAGGGATGACATCCGGATGACAAGGTAGGAGAGCAGCCTTGCGCTGGAGGAAATGGACCACCAGCTCTTCGTCGGTCGGGTAAAACCGGAACCCCGGCGGGAGATTGAAATTCTTGTCCCCCATATTcagtatgtgtatatatatatatataggtataagATGAAGAAATTAATCTATGGAATGATGCAGTAGTTTGGAGATGGTGCTGCTGTTGaaggttttggtttttgggatGGTATGTACtatttaaagagagagagagagagagagagagagagagagagagagagagagaagtgacgTGAGATGGTAGAGAGTGGTGGTGTGTAATGGATCAACCATCCATGTTGAGTGTGAGTTGGAGATTTTGGATAGAAGTATTAATTTAACAATTTATAATGTGGTGTGTCGGGTGGGGGGCTATTCCCAAGGCGGCGGGTATATATAACGAGAAATTCTTCAATGCCGAGTAGGTCCGCTGGGCATGTTggaaccgtccaaaaatatttaggACGGACtaaattttaaagaaatttttttccaaaaaagttaaactcttttttggaattttttttaaaatctgaatcatctaaaatatttt
This region includes:
- the LOC131308860 gene encoding NAC domain-containing protein 104-like, whose product is MGDKNFNLPPGFRFYPTDEELVVHFLQRKAALLPCHPDVIPDLDLCPCDPWELDGKATAEGSRWYFFSRKTQNRVTGNGYWKPLGVEEPIFTSGSKEVGTKQYYVFYIGEESTGVKTNWIMQEYRLSDSGSSSSTSRPSRRRGNPKVDYSKWVLCRVYESDSEEDDDNGQELSCLDEVFLSLDDLDEVSFPN
- the LOC131308857 gene encoding pentatricopeptide repeat-containing protein At5g48910 is translated as MNPTTPKPTTPPPPPHPSTLFPDLKQCKTIQHLKQVHAKMIKTGLIHDPLASAELLRFAALSPPPHRDLAYARRLFCHTDQPNCFSYNTLIRALSENDESDPIEAMVLFTQMGISESVEPNRFTFPSVLKACARAGRVKEGKQVHGLVVKYGLECDGFVVCNLVRMYVVCQELECARVLFNGKRWELGNNVVMQNVMIDGYVGIGDFQAARQLFDSMPERSVVSWNSMISGYAQNGLCKEAIELFRYMQMAEEHPNYVTLVSVLPAISRLGTLELGKWVHLYAEKNKIGIDGVLGSALIDMYSKCGNIEKALHVFDRLPQRNVITWNATISGLAMHGQAKDALDHFWRMERLGVKPTDVTYIAVLSACSHAGLVHEGRLIFDHMVRVVGLEPRIEHYGCMVDLLGRAGLLEEAEKLILEMPMKLDDVILKALLGACKKHGNFQIGKRIARLLMEMVPHDSGAYVALSNMYASLANWEGVSEVRMRMKEMDIRKDPGCSWIELHGTIHEFFAEDESYRKSEEIRSMLEEMSRQLSLLGYEPDALQVFLKMDDEGKEGASYYHSEKIAVAFGLISTSPQTPLHVVKNLRICNDCHSSIKLISKVYNRKIVVRDRKRFHHFENGACSCMDFW